One window from the genome of Natronomonas pharaonis DSM 2160 encodes:
- a CDS encoding ABC transporter ATP-binding protein, whose product MSDAPTAAPPEELGEVEDSPTEQAAQETPPGLPLRVNNLKKEFGGITAVDGASFQVEEGTLTGLIGPNGAGKSTTFNCITGVHKATSGHIHFKDEEITGLEPYEIAQKGLVRTFQIARELEEMTVLENLMLAPKNQRGEAIWRSVTPGARRGVIAEEKDVRKRAWETLEFFEIDHLAHEYAGGLSGGQRKLLEMARALMTDPEMVLLDEPLAGVNPTLEEKILDRIHELREQGQTFLLVEHDMDVIMNNCEHIIVMHQGQVLAEGTAEDIRDNDQVIEAYLGEDI is encoded by the coding sequence ATGAGTGACGCACCGACTGCAGCCCCGCCGGAAGAACTCGGCGAAGTCGAAGACTCACCGACAGAACAGGCCGCCCAAGAGACGCCGCCGGGACTGCCGCTTCGGGTCAACAACCTCAAAAAAGAGTTCGGCGGTATCACCGCTGTGGACGGTGCCAGTTTCCAGGTTGAGGAGGGGACACTGACCGGCCTCATCGGTCCGAACGGGGCCGGCAAATCGACGACGTTCAACTGCATCACCGGCGTCCACAAGGCGACGAGTGGGCACATCCACTTCAAAGACGAGGAGATTACCGGCCTCGAACCGTACGAGATCGCTCAAAAAGGCCTCGTCAGGACGTTCCAGATAGCCAGAGAGCTCGAAGAGATGACCGTCCTCGAAAACCTCATGCTCGCGCCGAAAAACCAGCGTGGCGAGGCCATTTGGCGGTCGGTGACCCCCGGCGCGCGACGCGGCGTCATCGCGGAGGAAAAGGACGTCCGAAAGCGGGCCTGGGAGACGCTGGAGTTCTTCGAGATCGACCATCTTGCCCACGAGTACGCTGGTGGGCTTTCGGGCGGCCAACGGAAGCTGCTGGAGATGGCACGGGCGCTGATGACCGACCCCGAGATGGTGCTGCTCGACGAACCGCTCGCCGGTGTCAATCCGACGCTCGAAGAGAAAATTCTCGACCGCATCCACGAGCTCCGAGAGCAGGGCCAGACCTTCCTGCTCGTCGAACACGATATGGACGTTATCATGAACAACTGCGAGCACATCATCGTCATGCACCAAGGACAGGTCCTCGCTGAGGGGACAGCAGAGGACATCCGAGACAACGACCAGGTAATCGAGGCCTACTTGGGGGAGGACATATGA
- a CDS encoding helix-turn-helix domain-containing protein — MANSMSEYLKQDMECEGLLECIHGLKELDKEIFQLLTETAEPMTVDEIADAVDRERSTAYRSVQRLVQSGFVQKEQVNYDQGGYYHVFRPTDPDEIADDMQRMLNDWYAKMGNLIGEFREKYDDPAEQAAVAEN; from the coding sequence ATGGCGAACTCGATGAGCGAATACCTCAAGCAGGATATGGAGTGTGAGGGGCTGCTTGAGTGTATCCACGGTCTCAAGGAACTCGACAAGGAAATCTTCCAACTTCTCACCGAAACCGCCGAGCCGATGACGGTCGATGAAATCGCCGACGCCGTCGACCGCGAGCGCTCGACGGCCTACCGCTCGGTCCAGCGACTCGTCCAGAGTGGCTTCGTCCAGAAAGAGCAGGTCAACTACGACCAGGGCGGCTACTATCACGTTTTCCGGCCGACCGACCCCGACGAAATCGCCGACGACATGCAGCGGATGCTCAACGACTGGTACGCCAAGATGGGCAATCTCATCGGCGAGTTCCGCGAAAAGTATGACGACCCCGCCGAGCAGGCGGCGGTCGCCGAGAACTGA
- a CDS encoding phosphoglycerate kinase, with protein MIRTLDDLEADGTALGVRIDINSPLSSDGLADDARLRAHVDTVEELCRRDARVALLAHQGRPGGDEFSDLERHAERLDELLDAPVEYCDSTFSAEARTRIDELDPGRAVLLENTRFYSEEYMSFEPSAAAETYLVSRLAPALDAYVNDAFATAHRSQPSVVGFPERLPAYAGRVMERELDVLGNIESSPEPRVYVLGGAKVDDSIAVARSVLERGLADSVLTAGIVGNAFLLADGVSLGAASAAVVNERSHEAVKQAGDLLDDFSHRIYMPRDVAVENDAGERVEHDLEDLPASTPAMDIGARTVAAYANILDDAGTAILNGPAGVFEDDRFETGTLELYKSATRAEQSIVGGGDTASALRKLGILEDFDHVSTGGGAALNMLTGETLVGVEALRE; from the coding sequence ATGATACGGACGCTGGACGACCTCGAAGCCGACGGGACGGCGCTCGGGGTCCGCATCGACATCAACAGTCCGCTTTCGTCGGACGGGCTGGCTGACGACGCCCGGCTGCGGGCCCACGTCGACACCGTAGAGGAACTATGTCGGCGTGACGCTCGTGTCGCCCTCTTAGCACACCAGGGTCGGCCGGGGGGCGACGAGTTCTCCGACCTCGAACGACACGCCGAACGCCTCGATGAACTGCTCGATGCGCCGGTCGAGTACTGCGATTCGACGTTCTCCGCGGAAGCACGAACCCGCATCGACGAGCTCGACCCCGGACGAGCGGTGCTGCTCGAGAACACGCGCTTTTACTCCGAGGAGTACATGTCCTTCGAGCCGTCGGCGGCTGCCGAGACGTATCTCGTGTCCCGGCTCGCGCCGGCCTTGGACGCCTACGTCAACGACGCCTTCGCGACTGCCCACCGGAGCCAGCCGTCGGTCGTCGGCTTTCCGGAACGATTGCCCGCATACGCCGGGCGCGTAATGGAACGGGAACTCGATGTCCTCGGCAACATCGAGTCCAGTCCGGAGCCCCGCGTCTACGTGCTCGGCGGCGCGAAGGTCGACGACTCGATAGCAGTCGCCCGCTCGGTCCTCGAACGCGGCCTCGCTGATTCCGTTCTCACCGCCGGCATCGTCGGCAACGCCTTCTTGCTCGCCGACGGCGTCTCGCTTGGTGCCGCATCCGCGGCTGTCGTCAACGAGCGCAGCCACGAGGCCGTCAAGCAGGCCGGCGACCTGCTCGATGACTTCAGCCACCGTATCTACATGCCGCGCGACGTGGCCGTCGAAAACGACGCCGGCGAGCGCGTCGAGCACGACCTCGAGGACCTGCCGGCGTCGACGCCCGCGATGGACATCGGCGCTCGAACCGTCGCCGCCTACGCCAATATCCTCGATGACGCCGGAACGGCCATCCTGAACGGCCCCGCCGGGGTCTTCGAGGACGACCGCTTCGAAACCGGGACGCTCGAACTCTACAAATCCGCGACCCGCGCCGAACAGAGTATCGTCGGCGGTGGGGATACGGCCTCCGCGCTCCGGAAGCTCGGTATTCTTGAGGACTTCGACCACGTCTCGACGGGCGGCGGTGCGGCGCTGAACATGCTGACCGGCGAGACGCTTGTCGGTGTTGAGGCGCTCAGGGAGTAA
- a CDS encoding ABC transporter ATP-binding protein, translating to MSDDATVGTETMTTEGESILEIRSLDAGYGDLQILSDVDLDVDDGEYVTIVGPNGAGKSTVMKSVFGLTTHMGGTVTFDDEEIQDHSPERIIRTGIGFVPQTDNVFGGLTVRENLEMGAYILEATPADLAEQYPRTAGQLSQSSLESLCRWVPLHRVLGDSVPQDRIDTIYDRFPILEERKHQKAGTLSGGQRQMVAMGRALMLDPDLLLLDEPSAGLAPDLVEDMFDRIDRINDAGTAILMVEQNAKEALRRCDRGYVLVDGQNRYMDSGDALLADDQVRQDFLGG from the coding sequence ATGAGCGACGACGCGACCGTCGGCACGGAGACGATGACGACCGAAGGCGAGAGCATCCTCGAAATTCGCTCGCTGGATGCCGGCTACGGCGACCTGCAGATTCTGAGTGATGTCGACCTCGATGTCGACGACGGCGAATACGTCACGATTGTCGGCCCGAACGGGGCCGGCAAGTCGACGGTGATGAAATCCGTTTTCGGCCTGACAACGCACATGGGCGGGACCGTCACCTTCGACGACGAAGAGATACAGGACCACTCGCCGGAGCGCATCATTCGGACCGGCATCGGGTTCGTTCCACAGACCGACAACGTCTTCGGCGGGCTGACGGTCCGGGAAAACCTCGAGATGGGTGCGTACATCCTCGAAGCAACACCCGCCGACCTCGCCGAGCAGTATCCCCGAACGGCCGGGCAGCTCTCGCAGTCGTCGCTGGAGTCGCTGTGCCGATGGGTACCGCTACATCGCGTGCTTGGCGACTCGGTCCCACAGGACCGCATCGACACCATCTACGACCGGTTCCCGATACTCGAAGAGCGAAAGCACCAGAAGGCCGGAACACTCTCCGGCGGCCAGCGGCAGATGGTCGCGATGGGGCGGGCGCTGATGCTCGACCCCGACCTGCTGTTACTTGACGAGCCGTCGGCGGGGCTGGCCCCCGACCTCGTTGAGGACATGTTCGACCGCATCGACCGCATCAACGACGCCGGAACAGCCATTCTGATGGTCGAGCAGAACGCCAAGGAGGCGCTGCGGCGCTGTGACCGCGGATACGTGCTTGTTGACGGGCAGAACCGCTACATGGACAGCGGCGACGCGCTGCTGGCGGACGACCAAGTCAGACAGGACTTCCTCGGCGGGTAA
- a CDS encoding substrate-binding domain-containing protein yields MTRHINRRNVLKAAGAASMVALAGCNGNGNGNGNGDGVAQTPDSVMVVGFPQSGIQLFRDYYGEFADDYDVDIIVPDGLIDSDLPGDVDNDMDNVIGTEPAADGPGADFFADSYEDEYGEAPSVFTSHAYDAMAVSVLAAVAAGENDGEAIRDRMATVANPNGEEFGPAELPEAVETVAAGDSINYQGASSSVDFDENGDIVSAAYDIVDFQGGQLEVVDSLELEAGEIGDVTAEDPVGVDEFEAMVGVLMPETGDLGPLGGPIRDGALLAATQINDADLNVSVDTSVEDTQTDPTAAISSAESLVNAGYPAVVGPAGSDQNFPVSTEVYVPNSVVGISPASTAPGVTELDDDGYIFRTAPSDALQGPVMAEVVMDRLGHDNTATLYLNDEYGQALEASYVNGFEDLGGEVFQQVSFEPEQPSYSSQWAEVLDT; encoded by the coding sequence ATGACACGTCACATCAACCGACGCAACGTATTGAAAGCCGCCGGCGCAGCGAGCATGGTCGCGCTGGCTGGCTGTAACGGCAACGGGAACGGGAACGGAAACGGGGATGGTGTCGCTCAGACGCCCGACTCGGTGATGGTTGTCGGCTTCCCACAGTCCGGCATCCAGTTGTTCCGCGACTACTACGGCGAGTTCGCCGACGACTACGATGTTGACATCATCGTTCCGGATGGGCTCATCGACAGCGACCTCCCGGGCGATGTCGACAACGACATGGACAACGTCATCGGCACCGAGCCGGCGGCTGACGGTCCGGGAGCGGACTTTTTCGCCGACAGCTACGAGGACGAATACGGCGAGGCACCGAGCGTGTTCACCAGCCACGCCTACGACGCCATGGCCGTTTCGGTACTGGCTGCGGTTGCGGCCGGCGAAAACGACGGCGAGGCCATCCGGGACCGAATGGCGACCGTTGCCAACCCCAACGGCGAGGAGTTCGGCCCGGCTGAACTTCCCGAAGCCGTCGAGACGGTCGCAGCCGGCGACTCGATCAACTACCAGGGCGCGTCCTCCAGCGTTGACTTCGACGAAAACGGCGACATCGTCTCTGCGGCCTACGATATCGTCGATTTCCAAGGCGGGCAACTCGAAGTCGTCGACAGCCTCGAACTTGAGGCCGGCGAAATCGGTGATGTCACTGCCGAGGACCCGGTTGGTGTCGATGAGTTCGAGGCGATGGTCGGCGTGTTGATGCCCGAGACCGGAGACCTCGGGCCGCTCGGTGGCCCGATTCGTGACGGTGCCCTGCTGGCTGCCACACAAATCAACGATGCCGACCTCAACGTGTCTGTTGACACGTCCGTCGAGGATACACAGACCGACCCAACGGCGGCTATCTCCAGCGCGGAGTCGCTCGTCAACGCCGGCTACCCGGCGGTCGTCGGCCCGGCCGGTTCCGACCAGAACTTCCCTGTCTCCACGGAGGTCTACGTACCCAACTCCGTGGTCGGCATCTCGCCGGCTTCGACGGCTCCTGGCGTCACCGAGCTTGATGACGACGGCTACATCTTCCGAACAGCACCCTCCGACGCCCTGCAGGGTCCGGTGATGGCGGAGGTCGTCATGGACCGACTCGGCCACGACAACACGGCGACGCTGTATCTCAACGACGAGTACGGGCAGGCGCTCGAAGCAAGCTACGTCAACGGCTTTGAGGACCTCGGCGGTGAGGTCTTCCAGCAGGTCTCCTTCGAGCCGGAACAGCCGTCCTACTCCAGCCAGTGGGCTGAAGTCCTCGACACGTAA
- a CDS encoding GNAT family N-acetyltransferase: MSGEPPVDVDIEPADADDADRIADMWVDLATDQRRHGSHLRPEENRSRIHESMLQHAVADTALVARRAGAVVGFVTYGVETDAYEQDVTRGIVYNLYVTPDHRGEGIGSALLAAAEAELDADGADAVGLQAMADNEAARSFYRDHGYTPHRVELEKAIRTDTLKTDDG, translated from the coding sequence GTGTCCGGGGAGCCACCCGTCGATGTCGATATCGAGCCGGCCGACGCCGACGACGCCGACCGCATCGCGGATATGTGGGTCGACCTCGCAACCGACCAGCGACGACATGGCTCCCACCTCCGCCCCGAGGAAAACCGGTCTCGGATTCACGAATCGATGCTCCAGCACGCCGTCGCCGACACGGCGCTCGTTGCCCGGCGTGCGGGCGCAGTCGTCGGTTTTGTCACGTACGGTGTTGAGACCGACGCGTACGAGCAGGACGTGACTCGGGGCATCGTGTACAACCTCTACGTTACACCCGACCACCGCGGTGAGGGCATCGGCAGCGCGCTGCTTGCGGCTGCTGAGGCCGAACTCGATGCTGACGGGGCGGACGCCGTCGGTCTGCAGGCGATGGCCGACAACGAGGCCGCCCGGTCCTTCTATCGCGACCACGGGTACACACCCCATCGAGTGGAACTCGAAAAGGCTATCCGAACCGACACGCTCAAAACCGACGACGGCTGA
- a CDS encoding branched-chain amino acid ABC transporter permease has translation MSDSLLGRIGGALEERDLLLVLLTLGLVYVLFALSVLDQGLGSIVSTLARVTFLSLSFALVALALNLHWGYTGLFNIGVVAFMMVGVYTMAMLTRPPDPAFGAPGLGLPLWVGILAGVAVAAILGLLTALPALRLRADYLAIVTLGLSEIVRLTIASGDFNEWLIENVGAGTGSATSLTFTVSPQTPIRGLYFTDAGDPTALGTAVFGVTDDLGISQSAVVDWTYILALAVVLIAVYLFLERLGRSPFGRILKAIREDEVVASSLGKDIRMAKIKVFVIGCALMGLGGILWYGAEGAANPQAMTYSPLYTFYIFIAVIVGGAGSNTGSVLGGIVFASFLFEGPRRAGGFVRDRIAADVDTPENFAEAVAPFSSLDFTPFIAYATDEIAALQFVLLGLVLIFIMHRRPDGLLGHRVETASAVDLSERPETGGDDNE, from the coding sequence ATGAGCGACTCACTGCTCGGACGAATCGGCGGTGCGCTCGAAGAGCGGGACCTGCTGTTGGTCCTGTTGACGCTTGGACTTGTCTACGTGCTGTTTGCGCTGTCGGTTCTCGACCAAGGGCTCGGAAGCATTGTCTCGACGCTGGCCCGAGTGACGTTCCTCTCGCTTTCCTTTGCGCTCGTCGCGCTGGCGCTGAATCTCCACTGGGGTTACACCGGCCTGTTCAACATCGGTGTCGTCGCGTTCATGATGGTCGGCGTCTACACGATGGCGATGCTGACCCGGCCGCCGGACCCGGCCTTCGGCGCACCCGGTCTGGGGCTGCCGCTGTGGGTCGGCATCCTCGCCGGTGTCGCCGTAGCGGCTATCCTCGGCTTGCTCACCGCCCTGCCGGCGCTTCGGCTTCGGGCCGACTATCTCGCCATCGTCACGCTGGGGCTTTCCGAAATCGTCCGACTGACCATCGCGTCCGGTGACTTCAACGAGTGGCTCATCGAGAACGTCGGTGCCGGTACCGGCAGCGCGACGAGCCTGACCTTCACGGTCAGCCCACAGACGCCGATACGGGGGCTCTATTTCACCGATGCCGGCGACCCGACGGCGCTTGGGACGGCCGTGTTCGGGGTCACAGACGACCTCGGCATCAGCCAGTCGGCGGTCGTCGACTGGACGTACATCCTGGCGCTGGCGGTGGTGCTCATCGCCGTCTATCTCTTCTTGGAGCGGCTCGGCCGCTCACCGTTTGGCCGGATTCTAAAAGCCATCAGAGAAGACGAGGTGGTCGCCAGCTCCCTCGGCAAGGATATCCGAATGGCGAAAATCAAGGTGTTTGTCATCGGCTGTGCGCTGATGGGGCTTGGCGGCATCCTCTGGTACGGAGCCGAGGGGGCGGCCAACCCACAGGCGATGACGTACTCGCCGCTGTACACCTTCTACATCTTCATCGCCGTCATCGTCGGCGGGGCCGGCTCCAACACCGGCAGCGTGCTTGGCGGCATCGTCTTTGCCAGCTTCCTCTTCGAGGGGCCACGTCGCGCTGGAGGGTTCGTCAGAGACCGTATCGCGGCTGATGTCGACACGCCGGAGAACTTCGCTGAAGCGGTCGCACCGTTCAGCTCGCTCGATTTCACGCCGTTTATCGCCTACGCAACGGACGAGATTGCGGCGCTGCAGTTCGTGTTGCTCGGCCTCGTACTGATTTTCATCATGCACCGACGCCCGGACGGCCTCCTTGGCCACCGTGTCGAAACAGCATCGGCGGTTGACCTCTCAGAACGCCCCGAGACGGGGGGTGACGACAATGAGTGA
- a CDS encoding branched-chain amino acid ABC transporter permease, with translation MDVANSTLAASIRERPGTALVGLFGVLLAVDLVAKLAGVQLGPIGGRLSVGRFTSGLTQGIVIGVIIGLAGIGLSMTYSILNFANFSHGDLITVGAFSGWGVAYLILGWGIVATDPEYGIGTLLLVRRPGVGFTELGASVLLSPWAILGGLVAAAVITALLALAIDRVVYKPMRDRSGISLLIVSIGVALVLRYGIQFIYGPGTRPVTSSERTLELGVASIDTHLATIVVVGVGLIIGTHYLLQQTKLGTAMRAMSDNKDLALVTGIPTERTITWTWLIGGGLAGASGFLYILIQTLQFDRGWLLLLLIFAAVILGGIGSIYGAIAGGLVIGLVFQLSPIWVGSDFNYVAAYAIMILVLLLRPEGLFKGVSTA, from the coding sequence ATGGACGTAGCTAACTCAACGCTGGCCGCTTCGATACGGGAGCGACCGGGCACCGCCCTCGTTGGACTGTTCGGTGTCCTGCTCGCTGTCGACCTCGTCGCGAAGCTGGCCGGCGTACAGCTCGGGCCGATAGGCGGCCGGCTCTCTGTTGGCCGCTTTACCAGCGGTCTCACACAGGGCATCGTCATCGGCGTCATCATCGGACTTGCCGGCATCGGCCTGTCGATGACGTACAGCATTCTGAACTTCGCGAACTTCTCGCACGGTGACCTCATCACCGTGGGCGCTTTCAGTGGCTGGGGCGTCGCGTATCTGATTTTGGGCTGGGGCATCGTCGCGACCGACCCCGAGTACGGAATCGGAACGCTGCTTCTCGTCCGCCGCCCCGGCGTCGGCTTTACTGAACTGGGCGCGAGCGTCCTGCTGTCACCGTGGGCCATCCTCGGCGGGCTCGTGGCAGCGGCAGTGATTACGGCGCTGCTCGCGCTCGCCATCGACCGTGTTGTCTACAAGCCGATGCGAGACCGGAGCGGCATCTCCCTGCTCATCGTCTCTATCGGTGTGGCGCTCGTGCTCCGCTACGGCATCCAGTTCATCTACGGTCCCGGCACCCGACCGGTCACCTCCAGCGAACGGACGCTCGAACTGGGCGTTGCGTCCATCGACACCCACCTCGCAACCATCGTCGTCGTCGGCGTCGGGCTCATCATCGGAACGCACTACCTGCTCCAGCAGACGAAACTCGGGACGGCGATGCGGGCCATGTCCGACAACAAGGACCTCGCGCTCGTGACTGGCATCCCGACCGAGCGAACGATAACGTGGACGTGGCTCATCGGCGGCGGGCTGGCCGGCGCGAGTGGCTTCCTCTACATCCTGATTCAGACGCTGCAGTTCGACCGGGGCTGGCTGCTGTTGCTGCTCATCTTCGCTGCGGTTATCCTCGGTGGCATCGGCTCGATATACGGAGCCATCGCGGGCGGGCTCGTCATCGGTCTCGTCTTCCAGCTGTCGCCGATATGGGTCGGCAGCGACTTCAACTACGTCGCCGCCTACGCGATTATGATACTCGTGTTGCTGCTCCGGCCTGAAGGGCTGTTCAAGGGGGTGTCAACAGCATGA
- the trxA gene encoding thioredoxin, with the protein MSSESASTSPSEPIPIEETNGLDAVTSEYDTVLVDFYADWCGPCQMMEPAVESVAESTDAAVIKVDVDANQDLAAEFGVQGVPTLVVFVDGEVAEQVVGAQSEDRLRELVDR; encoded by the coding sequence ATGTCATCAGAGAGTGCGTCCACATCGCCGTCCGAACCGATTCCCATCGAAGAGACGAACGGCCTCGATGCCGTCACCTCGGAGTACGATACTGTACTGGTTGATTTCTACGCCGATTGGTGCGGCCCCTGCCAGATGATGGAACCCGCGGTCGAGTCTGTCGCCGAGTCGACCGACGCGGCCGTCATCAAGGTCGATGTCGACGCCAACCAGGACCTCGCCGCCGAGTTCGGTGTACAGGGTGTCCCCACGCTTGTCGTCTTCGTCGACGGTGAGGTCGCAGAACAGGTCGTCGGCGCACAGAGCGAGGACCGACTCCGAGAACTCGTCGACCGGTGA
- a CDS encoding AEC family transporter: MEVLVRLLGLLVLLLAGTGLRASGVLNASRTDRLNALAYYVALPALVFVSTYTRSLVELLSGALFVGLLAVFFATAGLAWVIHRGREANERWSVAVIQSYHSNLGYLGLPLVAATFGGDVTAIASVVLGVVSLMQIMLTVVILSTVNGASTTVGRELSRLLKNPVLAALVAGIAVGTAGVPIPAPAATGLEYLGSLALPIALLCVGASLRVELGDADFVATAAIVALKLGCMPALAWVVFTGLAVEPATLTATVVMFGTPTAVSTYVFASELGGDEQFASLNVFLTTLLSIGTLFILIEAVG; encoded by the coding sequence ATGGAGGTACTCGTCCGGCTGCTGGGGCTGTTGGTGCTTTTGCTCGCCGGCACCGGCCTGCGGGCCTCCGGAGTGCTCAACGCGAGCCGAACCGACCGGCTGAATGCGTTGGCCTACTACGTCGCGCTGCCAGCACTGGTCTTTGTCTCTACCTACACGCGGTCGCTCGTTGAGCTGCTCTCGGGAGCGCTATTTGTCGGCCTGCTCGCGGTGTTTTTTGCGACAGCCGGGCTAGCATGGGTCATCCATCGTGGACGGGAGGCAAACGAGCGCTGGAGTGTTGCCGTCATCCAGTCGTACCACTCGAATCTCGGCTACCTCGGGTTGCCGCTCGTCGCGGCGACCTTCGGCGGCGACGTGACCGCCATCGCCAGCGTCGTTCTCGGCGTCGTCTCGCTGATGCAGATTATGCTCACTGTCGTCATTCTCTCGACGGTCAACGGCGCGTCGACAACCGTCGGCCGCGAGCTTTCGCGGCTCCTGAAGAACCCGGTGTTGGCAGCCCTAGTGGCTGGCATCGCTGTTGGCACCGCCGGAGTACCGATTCCTGCTCCGGCTGCGACCGGCCTAGAGTACCTCGGCAGCCTCGCACTACCCATCGCGCTGCTGTGTGTCGGCGCGTCGCTCCGGGTCGAACTCGGTGATGCGGATTTCGTGGCGACAGCGGCCATCGTCGCGCTGAAGCTCGGCTGTATGCCGGCGCTCGCGTGGGTCGTCTTCACCGGGCTCGCAGTCGAGCCGGCGACGCTTACGGCAACGGTCGTGATGTTCGGCACGCCGACAGCCGTCTCGACGTACGTCTTCGCGAGCGAACTTGGCGGCGACGAGCAGTTCGCCTCGCTCAACGTCTTTTTGACGACGCTGCTTTCCATCGGAACGCTCTTTATTCTCATTGAAGCGGTCGGATGA
- a CDS encoding DUF2797 domain-containing protein has product MQVVGYETGVGDDEPPALQVAVDGAVSREPLAPGRELEYSLGQRRCAGVVDGDDHVACDASAAPYCQAHDSTWVCARCTGTCLKAEMDCHQEHAIYLAAFAPSTFKVGVTRRSDPRVRLREQGADRGAIIRRVSNGRIAREIEADIAASEPLSDVVRTAVKVAGLGKPIDETAWKRLLSRFEVSARHSFDYGLGLDATPVAETLAAGTVRGTKGRILVLDRGDDTFAVDMRALVGYEVRSEPPSRRLQSSLGRFE; this is encoded by the coding sequence GTGCAGGTCGTGGGATACGAGACCGGTGTTGGCGACGACGAGCCGCCGGCGCTGCAGGTCGCTGTCGACGGCGCTGTCTCCCGGGAGCCGCTGGCCCCCGGCCGGGAACTGGAGTACTCGCTCGGGCAGCGCCGGTGTGCCGGCGTTGTCGACGGCGACGACCACGTCGCCTGTGACGCATCGGCCGCCCCGTACTGTCAGGCACACGACTCGACGTGGGTCTGTGCCCGCTGTACGGGAACCTGCCTGAAAGCCGAAATGGACTGCCATCAGGAGCACGCCATCTATCTGGCGGCGTTCGCACCGTCGACGTTCAAGGTCGGCGTGACGCGCCGGTCGGACCCGAGGGTGCGGCTCCGCGAGCAAGGAGCCGACCGCGGGGCAATCATCCGCCGGGTTTCGAACGGCCGCATCGCCAGAGAAATCGAAGCCGACATCGCCGCCTCGGAGCCGCTCTCCGATGTCGTCAGGACTGCTGTGAAGGTGGCGGGGCTCGGAAAGCCCATCGACGAGACGGCGTGGAAGCGGCTACTCAGCCGCTTCGAGGTTTCTGCTCGACATTCGTTCGACTACGGACTCGGCCTTGATGCGACCCCTGTCGCCGAGACGCTCGCGGCGGGAACGGTGCGCGGAACGAAGGGACGGATTCTCGTGCTCGACCGCGGAGACGATACCTTTGCGGTCGATATGCGGGCGCTCGTCGGCTACGAGGTACGCTCGGAGCCGCCCTCGCGGCGGTTACAGTCGAGCCTCGGCCGGTTCGAGTAG
- a CDS encoding class I SAM-dependent methyltransferase: MGHHTFDSDRAAQLEEAGRRYRYLSRDELLGALAPDGDEVVADLGSGTGFYTDDIAPHVGGVHAVDIQEQMHEFYREKGVPENVSLVTSGIADLPFEPGALDAAVSTMTYHEFASDEALAELTRVLADGGRFVVADWRAGGNGEAGPPLDERYSATAAADALAAAGFERRREETRPETFLLVVQAR, translated from the coding sequence GTGGGACATCACACATTCGACAGCGACCGCGCGGCACAGCTTGAGGAAGCAGGGCGGCGGTATCGGTATCTCTCCAGGGACGAGCTGCTGGGGGCACTCGCCCCCGACGGCGACGAGGTGGTTGCCGACCTCGGCAGCGGGACCGGATTCTACACTGACGACATCGCACCACACGTCGGCGGTGTCCACGCCGTCGACATCCAAGAGCAGATGCACGAATTCTACCGCGAGAAGGGCGTCCCAGAGAACGTGAGCCTCGTCACGAGCGGTATTGCGGACCTTCCGTTCGAACCCGGAGCCCTCGATGCCGCCGTCTCGACGATGACCTACCACGAGTTCGCCAGCGACGAAGCGCTCGCAGAGCTAACGCGAGTGCTCGCCGACGGCGGCCGCTTCGTCGTTGCCGACTGGCGAGCCGGTGGGAACGGCGAGGCGGGGCCACCGCTCGACGAACGGTACTCGGCGACAGCAGCGGCAGATGCACTGGCTGCGGCAGGGTTTGAGCGACGACGCGAGGAGACCAGACCGGAGACATTCCTACTCGTTGTGCAGGCTCGGTAA